The nucleotide sequence TATATCATATATTTTTAACACAACATGTGATTTTTCCTCCAGTTCAAATCTGATCGTTGTGCTTGGATTGAACGGATTTGGAAAATTCTGATCAAGTATAAGATCATGCTTAATATTTTTATTGTGACTTTTTTCTATCGAATTAATGACATCAAATTTTCTTTCGGAAATTAAATAAATGAAATCCGGATTATTAGAAAGTGAAATTGAAATATTATTCATTGCCGCGATTTGTCTATTGCCGGAATTTCCGCTTGCTTTATAATTTGAAAAATCAAAATGTGTCGAATTTGATGCGTCGACAAATATATATGGAGTTATGCATTCACCTGAAAATTTCAAATTCGAAAGATCTATTTCAATTTTATCATTCCCATTTAAGAATAAACCATATTTTTTTTGATTCTTTGCCATATTCCAGAAAACAGAACTGATATCATTTTCGTAAAAATCACTGTTATTAAATATTGCAGGCTGAAATACAAAATCGTCAGCGATATTAAGTCCATTTGAAAATTTCATTCTACCATAATAAGATGCATAAATATCATTTTTATTATAATACATAAATTTTTCAGAAATTAGTTTTCCGCAATTCCCAATAAACATAACGGGTTTGTTTTGATCTAAATAATTTTTAAATGCGATTGCGGTCACAAAGCTTGAATCGGCTAATTTGCTAATTATATTGAGTGAATCACTAAATAAAATTATATAATCGGCATTTTCAATTTCCTGATAATTCTCGTTTGAATTTAATGATGCATCATTAATAAAAATAAAATTGGAGTTAATTGATATCGAATCTAAAAATTCATTTAGTACTAAAGCATTTGATTCAAACTCTTCATTTGAAATTATTAAAACTTTCTTATTTACAAAATTTATAAGTTCTTCCTTAATTAATTCCTTTTTAGGATTTGATAATTCCAGTCCGCTGAACAATACTAATTTATTCTTACCTGAAACTCCTTCAGTAAAATTTATAGTATGTGCTGTTGGCGGTATAAATTCGATACTTCTATTATTAAGATTATATTTCCATCCTTTAATAAGTTGATCGGCGTGAAGATTTTCAATTGTCAAATTATTTTCAAAAGAGAAATATTCAGTGTCATTTTCTTTATGAACAAAGAGCACACAACCGCTTCCAGTAACTTCAGCAATACCGTTGGGATAAATACATAATGCTGTGGCATCGTCAATTCCGATACCCAGAAGATCACTATTATTATTGAAATAGTTATTGTAAAGAAAAGTTAACAATCTTCCTTGTCTTGCTCTTTCAGTTAAATGCGAATCGAATATTACGCCGTCAACCAAATTCAAGAAATCATTTTCGAATTGCATATAGTTGTTAAAAGGATTTTGTAAAGCTTCCTCGGAATAAACAGTTCCATTTTTCGCGCTAAAATCCGATTGACCAAGTACAGCAGCTCCTGCGCTCGTTCCGGCAACCACACCTCCATATTTAAATACGGACATTATAGCAGAATCCAAAAGCGTATTTTTCCATAATCTTACATAATCCCATTGATCACCGCCTTTTATAAAAATTGCTTTTGCTGAAATAACTTCGTCAAAAATAGTCTGCAGATTGGCTTTACTTTTTGAATTTACTTTGATATTAAATGCGGTATCGGCACCAAATGACATAAAATAATTTGGTATCCAGTTTGTTTCATCATTGGCAGAAAGTACAACAATTTTACCGAAATTAGACTTTGAGACAATCCAAGAATAGGGTTCATCACTCCAGTCGCTGTAATCTTCCGATCCTCCGCCGATTGCGCAAATATATCCTTGTGCATAAGATATATTTGCAATTAGAATGGTGAAAAGAAATA is from Ignavibacteriota bacterium and encodes:
- a CDS encoding Type 1 glutamine amidotransferase-like domain-containing protein produces the protein MVSNFEKKKLILFLFTILIANISYAQGYICAIGGGSEDYSDWSDEPYSWIVSKSNFGKIVVLSANDETNWIPNYFMSFGADTAFNIKVNSKSKANLQTIFDEVISAKAIFIKGGDQWDYVRLWKNTLLDSAIMSVFKYGGVVAGTSAGAAVLGQSDFSAKNGTVYSEEALQNPFNNYMQFENDFLNLVDGVIFDSHLTERARQGRLLTFLYNNYFNNNSDLLGIGIDDATALCIYPNGIAEVTGSGCVLFVHKENDTEYFSFENNLTIENLHADQLIKGWKYNLNNRSIEFIPPTAHTINFTEGVSGKNKLVLFSGLELSNPKKELIKEELINFVNKKVLIISNEEFESNALVLNEFLDSISINSNFIFINDASLNSNENYQEIENADYIILFSDSLNIISKLADSSFVTAIAFKNYLDQNKPVMFIGNCGKLISEKFMYYNKNDIYASYYGRMKFSNGLNIADDFVFQPAIFNNSDFYENDISSVFWNMAKNQKKYGLFLNGNDKIEIDLSNLKFSGECITPYIFVDASNSTHFDFSNYKASGNSGNRQIAAMNNISISLSNNPDFIYLISERKFDVINSIEKSHNKNIKHDLILDQNFPNPFNPSTTIRFELEEKSHVVLKIYDIIGKEISTLINDNLNKGNHEAIFESKILPSGIYFYTLKTNNSTITKSMVLLK